From SAR324 cluster bacterium, the proteins below share one genomic window:
- a CDS encoding TraR/DksA C4-type zinc finger protein, with protein MSTDEQDLDTPDEIDSEEAMAAEEMQEIRAMLLSQMEEIEERLNATQEETEFEVGDEVDHSVISQEQTLNSLIASREIERLQQIKDALQRMDSGEYGWCEETGQWIGKKRLMALPFTRLSLEAQMEQERSANRNRGVSGFSEDTNYAGNYRD; from the coding sequence ATGAGTACGGACGAGCAGGACTTGGATACCCCTGACGAAATTGATAGCGAAGAAGCAATGGCTGCTGAGGAGATGCAGGAAATCCGGGCAATGCTTTTGAGCCAAATGGAGGAAATTGAAGAGCGGCTCAACGCTACACAGGAAGAGACAGAGTTTGAGGTCGGAGATGAGGTAGATCACTCCGTCATTTCTCAGGAGCAAACTCTGAACAGCTTGATTGCAAGCAGAGAAATTGAGCGCCTACAACAGATCAAGGATGCTCTGCAGAGGATGGACAGTGGAGAGTATGGTTGGTGCGAAGAAACTGGTCAGTGGATTGGCAAGAAACGTCTAATGGCCCTTCCTTTCACCCGACTCAGCCTTGAAGCACAAATGGAACAGGAACGAAGTGCGAATCGAAATCGTGGAGTCAGCGGATTTAGTGAAGACACCAACTATGCTGGGAACTATCGAGACTAA
- the fliR gene encoding flagellar biosynthetic protein FliR, giving the protein MANLLSYDASQLLVFLLVLIRVGGVLTTAPIFGSSNIPAQIKIVIILVFSLILNPFLPSPTVLPEQIHHFLMLVFSELLIGVTLGLIGKILFAAVEFAGALTGFQMGLSIANVFDPASMQQISLVSKLETLIASLVFLSLNGPALVIQAMVRSYQLIPVGQATMGNDLASMMIQLSSGIFSIGFQLGAPLIIALLITNLILGLLSRSVPQIQIFVVGFPLTLMMGFIFLLLGMPFMVQAIRIMFGLYDDQMLAAIQMLSLP; this is encoded by the coding sequence ATGGCAAATCTGCTAAGCTATGATGCTTCGCAACTTCTAGTTTTCCTGCTTGTATTGATCAGGGTTGGTGGGGTATTGACAACTGCACCCATTTTCGGCAGTTCCAATATCCCCGCCCAGATCAAAATCGTCATCATTCTAGTTTTCTCCCTCATTCTAAACCCCTTCCTGCCATCCCCCACTGTTCTTCCAGAGCAAATTCACCATTTTTTGATGCTGGTCTTTAGTGAGCTGTTGATTGGTGTAACCCTTGGGCTAATTGGTAAGATTCTCTTTGCTGCTGTGGAGTTTGCAGGAGCCCTGACTGGCTTCCAGATGGGATTGAGCATTGCAAACGTTTTCGATCCCGCTTCAATGCAGCAAATATCATTGGTGTCTAAACTGGAGACCTTGATTGCTTCGCTGGTATTCTTAAGCTTGAATGGCCCAGCACTAGTTATTCAGGCAATGGTGAGAAGCTACCAGTTAATACCTGTGGGACAGGCCACCATGGGTAATGACTTGGCGAGTATGATGATTCAGCTAAGTTCAGGGATCTTCTCCATTGGTTTTCAGTTAGGTGCCCCCCTCATCATTGCGCTCCTGATCACAAACTTGATTTTGGGGCTTCTTTCCCGCTCTGTTCCTCAGATCCAGATCTTTGTCGTAGGCTTTCCTTTGACATTAATGATGGGGTTTATTTTCCTGCTTTTGGGGATGCCTTTCATGGTTCAGGCGATCAGAATCATGTTTGGACTTTACGATGATCAAATGTTAGCAGCCATCCAGATGTTGAGTTTGCCGTAG